In one Rhodothermaceae bacterium genomic region, the following are encoded:
- a CDS encoding GWxTD domain-containing protein, which produces MTSRTYMLLFSVLCCVAGQNVWAQSLDLEDIAQAVAEYESLFEDTDLASDPALEVELRRLMPLLPESILPTVVESDSIKTTLSARSSILGWWRSQDPLPASEVNERMVEHVRRVQYALDHYGCTSCEEGYDERGEIYVRYGEPERISRVTFDDPLLIDAIYQPGIAVSPADFPDNEFWRYLNLDRDAYFLFIQDGGFYRIGDTSDLLPSVLRSGLGYSGRGLVKSRMLLAAMRSIYRQLALEHHHFGSRFNDVDLWLAAREETGRLRGRDNVENSKIITGAALVQGETPEQLDLDQELRQPPILFAQNTILSARTQDQQAAYQREILLPSSTSEVLNALPTFALGVRHARFLKPDGTTTTEIYWHPESTSFTVPGHPAQEEYIIKSFVAQEDAAHTRLNTMTDAIRVEMPSASEAVTIPVQTIEVNGSTGLYHLALQWDQHEVTPAGIGNRLQLASRRIDSLRALDASGATLEMSDLIPLAHNIDTDELVPWPHEWIYKGMRFGLGFEIYHLAYGQGDQTSYKVTYQVSSGRRRISSTSVEFEGQSRLETEEVYLDLGQRAGEIIVTVSVQDQISGQEISRSLTLTLFDDQG; this is translated from the coding sequence ATGACTAGCAGGACGTACATGTTACTGTTTTCTGTACTCTGTTGCGTGGCAGGACAGAACGTCTGGGCACAGTCACTAGATCTGGAAGACATTGCCCAAGCTGTAGCTGAGTATGAGTCATTGTTTGAGGATACAGATCTGGCAAGTGACCCTGCACTGGAAGTTGAATTGCGGAGGCTGATGCCACTTCTACCCGAGTCAATTCTGCCGACCGTAGTTGAATCAGATTCGATCAAGACAACTCTGAGTGCACGAAGTTCTATTCTGGGTTGGTGGAGAAGCCAGGATCCGCTCCCTGCCTCTGAGGTCAACGAGCGCATGGTCGAACATGTCCGGCGCGTGCAGTATGCACTGGACCACTATGGGTGCACATCATGTGAGGAGGGATATGATGAGCGCGGCGAAATCTATGTTCGCTATGGGGAGCCGGAGCGGATTAGTCGAGTTACTTTTGACGATCCACTGCTGATTGATGCAATCTATCAACCTGGTATTGCCGTGAGCCCAGCGGATTTTCCAGACAATGAATTCTGGAGATACTTGAATCTTGATCGGGATGCATACTTTCTGTTTATACAGGATGGGGGATTCTATCGGATCGGCGATACGTCGGATTTATTGCCTTCTGTGCTCCGGTCTGGCTTAGGATATAGTGGTCGTGGACTGGTGAAATCCAGAATGTTACTGGCTGCTATGCGGTCTATATACCGGCAATTGGCCCTGGAACATCACCATTTCGGATCAAGATTCAATGATGTTGACTTGTGGTTGGCTGCACGTGAGGAAACAGGGCGACTGAGAGGCCGCGATAACGTAGAAAACTCAAAGATCATTACAGGGGCAGCTCTGGTACAGGGTGAGACTCCTGAACAGTTAGATCTTGACCAGGAGTTGAGGCAACCCCCGATCCTTTTTGCACAGAATACTATCCTGAGTGCACGAACGCAAGATCAGCAGGCCGCTTATCAACGGGAGATCTTACTCCCCTCAAGTACATCAGAGGTTCTGAATGCTCTGCCAACTTTCGCATTGGGGGTACGTCATGCAAGATTTCTAAAACCTGACGGGACAACGACAACAGAGATTTACTGGCATCCTGAGTCTACCAGCTTCACAGTCCCTGGACATCCGGCTCAAGAAGAGTATATCATCAAATCCTTCGTTGCTCAAGAGGATGCAGCGCACACACGGTTAAATACGATGACGGATGCCATCCGTGTTGAGATGCCATCTGCTTCGGAGGCGGTTACCATTCCCGTTCAGACGATTGAGGTAAATGGAAGTACCGGGCTCTATCATCTGGCGCTCCAGTGGGATCAACATGAGGTCACTCCAGCGGGTATTGGGAATCGATTACAGCTTGCATCCAGGCGAATTGACTCGCTGCGCGCATTGGATGCCAGTGGAGCGACTCTCGAGATGAGCGATTTAATACCTCTCGCCCACAACATAGACACTGACGAACTGGTCCCCTGGCCTCATGAGTGGATATACAAGGGGATGCGGTTTGGTTTAGGGTTCGAAATCTACCATCTGGCCTACGGGCAGGGAGACCAAACCTCCTATAAGGTTACGTATCAGGTTTCATCAGGACGACGACGTATCTCCTCTACAAGTGTCGAATTTGAAGGGCAAAGCAGGCTGGAGACGGAGGAAGTTTATCTGGATTTGGGTCAAAGGGCGGGAGAAATTATCGTCACGGTCAGTGTTCAGGACCAGATATCGGGTCAAGAGATATCCAGGAGTCTCACATTGACGCTGTTTGATGACCAAGGGTAA
- the aroA gene encoding 3-phosphoshikimate 1-carboxyvinyltransferase codes for MIQTISGSTRFAGTAKLPADKSIAHRAALFASIADGPSTLHNFPASADPQSTLSCLRQLGVPIETSQSNTVLIKGVGRNGFCKSNTPLDCGNSGTTMRLLSGMLAGQPFDSELIGDSSLSARPMGRIADPLRMMGADISLTDGHAPIKIRRCDGLKGIDYRLPVPSAQVKSCVLLAGLWASGRTTVLEDILSRDHTERMLSLPVSRSMQGCSINSDASHPIPSGTMILPGDFSAAAFILVATLIAGTGPVHLPNVGLNPSRTGLLAVLKQMGANIQITEHKTSELEPIGDLTIERTPLHGVVIRGRQIPNIIDEIPVIAVAGAFAKGTTILRDATELRYKECDRIHATVTNLRKLGAEIEEFKDGFAITGMVPLRGTTVSSYDDHRIAMAMGVAGLGAYGTTTIQNAHATSVSFPEFWDTIAKLKE; via the coding sequence ATGATACAGACTATTTCTGGTTCGACTCGTTTTGCAGGAACCGCGAAGCTCCCCGCAGATAAATCAATCGCCCATCGGGCCGCACTCTTCGCATCCATTGCGGATGGACCCTCGACGTTGCACAATTTCCCTGCAAGCGCTGATCCGCAGAGTACTCTTTCCTGCCTTCGGCAGTTAGGAGTTCCAATTGAGACCTCTCAGTCGAACACCGTATTGATCAAGGGGGTCGGACGGAATGGATTCTGTAAATCCAATACTCCTCTTGATTGTGGCAACTCTGGGACAACCATGCGTTTGCTCTCTGGAATGCTTGCGGGACAACCCTTCGACAGTGAGTTGATTGGAGACTCTTCACTCAGCGCACGCCCGATGGGACGGATTGCCGACCCTCTGCGAATGATGGGAGCCGACATCTCACTCACCGATGGACACGCCCCGATCAAAATACGACGCTGTGATGGCCTGAAAGGGATTGATTACCGGCTTCCTGTCCCCTCAGCACAGGTAAAATCCTGTGTCCTTCTCGCAGGACTATGGGCCAGTGGGCGCACAACCGTGCTGGAAGACATTCTCTCACGTGACCACACAGAGCGGATGCTTAGTCTTCCCGTATCCCGCTCTATGCAAGGTTGCTCTATCAATTCGGATGCGTCCCATCCTATTCCCAGTGGTACGATGATCTTGCCGGGTGATTTTTCTGCTGCTGCATTCATACTGGTCGCCACACTGATTGCCGGAACTGGGCCGGTTCATTTACCGAATGTGGGACTCAATCCAAGCCGAACGGGGTTACTGGCCGTGCTGAAACAAATGGGGGCAAATATTCAAATCACTGAGCACAAGACCTCCGAGTTAGAGCCCATCGGCGACCTAACCATAGAGCGAACTCCACTGCACGGGGTTGTGATCAGGGGCCGACAAATCCCGAATATCATTGACGAAATCCCGGTCATTGCTGTAGCCGGAGCGTTCGCAAAAGGAACCACCATTCTACGCGACGCGACGGAACTGCGCTACAAAGAGTGCGACCGAATTCATGCCACCGTAACAAACCTCCGCAAATTAGGAGCAGAAATTGAGGAGTTCAAGGATGGATTTGCGATTACCGGGATGGTGCCCTTGAGAGGAACTACGGTTTCCAGCTATGACGACCACCGGATCGCGATGGCAATGGGAGTAGCTGGCTTGGGAGCATACGGAACGACAACCATTCAAAACGCGCACGCCACTTCCGTATCATTTCCAGAATTCTGGGATACGATCGCCAAACTGAAGGAATGA
- a CDS encoding MGMT family protein, giving the protein MTKGKFFENVWDTVAQIPRSKVTTYGHIAEYLGSRSAARTVGWALKAAKGSHLPCHRVVNRNGALTGAKNFGGPNIMEQLLRMEGVTFDEEGCVIMSRHLWVPGSEFY; this is encoded by the coding sequence ATGACCAAGGGTAAATTTTTTGAGAATGTTTGGGATACCGTTGCCCAGATTCCACGCTCAAAAGTAACCACGTACGGACATATTGCCGAATATCTTGGAAGCAGAAGTGCTGCCCGAACCGTCGGTTGGGCACTCAAGGCTGCCAAAGGATCCCATTTGCCGTGTCACCGAGTGGTGAATCGCAATGGCGCATTGACGGGAGCAAAGAACTTCGGGGGCCCCAATATTATGGAGCAGTTGCTTCGTATGGAAGGGGTCACCTTCGACGAGGAAGGCTGTGTGATCATGTCACGTCATTTATGGGTTCCTGGTAGCGAATTCTATTGA